In one window of Duganella dendranthematis DNA:
- a CDS encoding LysR family transcriptional regulator, with translation MKIETAPDLAFFVLLAKSGSMTATARELGVTPPAVTKRLSLMEQKLGVRLVNRTTRRISLTNEGETYLAQASQILHQIREMEESVASGRAAPKGLLRVNATPGFGRTHIAPILSRFAHAYPEVEVELHLTDRPISLVEEAYDLAIRFGELPDTRLTARKLMSNRRFLCASPAYLKKAGEPQKPAELHHHRCILHRQNDDVYGTWRIQKGKTVELVKVRGAVSSNDGDVVMNWALDGHGIVQRSEWDAAKYLQSGRLKEVMTDYSLPDADLYLYYLSRSNLPAKVRAFIDFIVEEFRGRA, from the coding sequence ATGAAAATTGAAACCGCCCCTGACCTGGCTTTTTTTGTGCTGTTGGCCAAATCCGGCAGCATGACGGCCACCGCGCGCGAGCTGGGCGTGACGCCGCCGGCCGTCACCAAGCGCCTGAGCCTGATGGAGCAGAAGCTCGGCGTGCGGCTGGTCAACCGCACCACGCGCCGCATCAGCCTGACCAATGAAGGGGAAACCTATCTGGCCCAGGCCTCCCAGATCCTGCACCAGATCCGGGAAATGGAAGAGTCGGTGGCCAGCGGCCGCGCCGCGCCGAAGGGGCTGCTGCGGGTCAATGCCACGCCCGGTTTCGGCCGCACCCACATCGCCCCCATCCTGTCGCGCTTCGCACATGCCTATCCCGAGGTGGAAGTGGAGTTGCACCTGACCGATCGTCCGATCAGCCTGGTGGAGGAAGCGTATGACCTGGCGATCCGCTTTGGTGAACTGCCGGATACCCGACTGACGGCGCGCAAGCTGATGTCCAACCGGCGCTTTCTGTGCGCTTCGCCAGCCTACCTGAAAAAAGCCGGCGAGCCGCAAAAGCCCGCCGAGCTGCACCACCATCGCTGCATCCTGCACCGCCAGAACGATGACGTGTACGGCACCTGGCGCATTCAGAAGGGCAAGACGGTGGAGCTGGTCAAGGTGCGCGGCGCCGTCTCCAGCAATGACGGCGACGTGGTGATGAACTGGGCGCTCGATGGCCACGGGATTGTGCAGCGGTCCGAGTGGGATGCGGCCAAATATCTGCAAAGCGGGCGCCTGAAAGAGGTCATGACCGATTACTCGCTGCCGGATGCGGACTTGTACCTGTATTACCTCAGCCGCAGCAACCTGCCCGCCAAGGTGCGCGCGTTTATCGATTTTATTGTCGAGGAATTCCGTGGCAGGGCCTGA
- a CDS encoding mandelate racemase/muconate lactonizing enzyme family protein has product MKIVEIREKTVPISSPIRNAYIDFSKMTLSLVAVVTDVIRDGKPVIGYGFNSNGRYGQGTLMRERFIPRILEADPASLVSDDGSNLDPHKIWNCMFTNEKPGGHGERSVAIGTIDMAIWDAVAKIEGKPLFQLLADRYGNGTPDRKIFVYAAGGYYYPGQDHGKLKDEMRSYIDRGYTVVKKKIGGASLDEDLRRIDSILSVLQDGQKLAVDANGRFDLDTAVQYAKALSQYDLFWYEEPGDPLDFELQATLRNYYKNPMATGEDLFSMQDARNLIRYGGMRADRDWLQFDCALSYGLVEYLRTLDMLREHGWSPERCIPHGGHQMSLNIAAGLGLGGNESYPDLFQPYGGFPDGVKVDNGYITMPDLPGIGFEGKADLYAEMRKLAE; this is encoded by the coding sequence ATGAAAATTGTTGAAATCCGCGAAAAGACCGTCCCGATCAGCTCCCCCATCCGCAACGCTTACATCGATTTCAGCAAAATGACGCTGAGCCTAGTGGCGGTGGTGACCGACGTCATCCGCGATGGCAAGCCGGTGATCGGCTACGGCTTCAATTCCAATGGCCGCTACGGCCAGGGCACCCTGATGCGCGAACGTTTCATTCCGCGCATCCTGGAAGCGGACCCAGCCTCGCTGGTCAGCGATGACGGCAGCAATCTCGATCCGCACAAGATCTGGAATTGCATGTTCACCAACGAAAAACCGGGCGGCCACGGCGAGCGCTCGGTGGCCATCGGCACCATCGACATGGCGATCTGGGATGCGGTCGCCAAAATCGAAGGCAAGCCGCTATTCCAGCTGCTGGCCGACCGCTACGGCAACGGCACGCCGGACCGCAAGATCTTCGTCTACGCCGCCGGCGGCTACTACTACCCGGGCCAGGACCACGGCAAGCTGAAGGATGAGATGCGCAGTTACATCGACCGCGGCTACACGGTGGTCAAGAAAAAAATCGGCGGCGCGTCGCTGGACGAAGACCTGCGCCGTATCGACAGCATCCTGTCAGTGCTGCAGGATGGCCAGAAGCTGGCGGTGGACGCCAACGGCCGCTTCGACCTCGACACCGCGGTCCAGTACGCCAAGGCGCTGTCACAGTACGACCTGTTCTGGTACGAAGAACCGGGCGATCCGCTCGACTTCGAGTTGCAAGCCACGCTGCGCAACTACTACAAGAACCCGATGGCCACCGGCGAAGACCTGTTCTCGATGCAGGACGCGCGCAACCTGATCCGTTACGGCGGCATGCGCGCCGACCGCGACTGGCTGCAATTCGACTGCGCGCTGAGCTACGGCCTGGTGGAATACCTGCGCACGCTGGACATGCTGCGCGAGCACGGCTGGTCGCCGGAGCGCTGCATTCCGCACGGCGGCCACCAGATGTCGCTGAACATCGCGGCCGGCCTGGGCCTGGGAGGCAACGAGTCCTATCCGGACCTGTTCCAGCCATACGGCGGCTTCCCGGACGGCGTCAAGGTCGACAACGGCTACATCACCATGCCGGACCTGCCGGGCATCGGTTTTGAAGGCAAAGCCGACCTGTACGCGGAAATGCGCAAGCTGGCGGAATAA
- the dctA gene encoding C4-dicarboxylate transporter DctA yields the protein MSAQRFKKLASTLYIQVIVGLTAGILLGHFYPDIGVELKPLGDLFIKLIKMLLAPIIFASVVVGIARMGSVKETGRVGAKAMIYFEICSTIALVFGLIVVNVMKPGVGMNIDPAHIDTASIKSYTQAAEHNTTLEFLMNIVPNSVVGAFAQGNMLQIILFSLLFSFALNRLGRKVAPLIDGLDMFLHGMFGVVRIVMHLAPIGAFGGIAFTIGKYGIGTLNSFAELMIAVYLTCFLFVVLVLGTVTRYCGVPLWGFLKYIKDEILIVMGTASTEAVLPQMMLKMEAMGCQKKIVGLVLPTGYTFNADGTAIYLTMAAIFIAQATNVDMTIWDQLGILGVMLLTSKGSAGVAGAGFVALAATLASMHKIPLSGLVLLVGIDRFLNEARAVTNLIGNGIATIAVAKWEGALDVEQMKLAFAAAAAGHELPLPKPVEPASTAPVTLVSDPSARRVVDAMAERGGAA from the coding sequence ATGAGTGCGCAACGCTTTAAGAAACTGGCATCCACGCTTTACATTCAAGTCATCGTCGGCCTGACCGCCGGCATCCTGCTCGGCCACTTCTATCCCGACATCGGCGTCGAGCTGAAACCGCTGGGCGACCTGTTCATCAAACTGATCAAGATGCTGCTGGCGCCAATTATCTTCGCCTCGGTGGTGGTCGGCATTGCCCGCATGGGCAGCGTCAAGGAGACTGGCCGGGTCGGCGCCAAGGCCATGATTTATTTCGAGATCTGCTCGACCATCGCGCTGGTGTTCGGCCTGATCGTGGTCAATGTGATGAAGCCCGGTGTCGGCATGAACATCGATCCGGCCCACATCGACACCGCCTCGATCAAGTCCTACACGCAAGCGGCCGAGCACAACACCACGCTGGAATTCCTGATGAACATCGTGCCGAACAGTGTGGTGGGCGCTTTCGCGCAGGGCAATATGCTGCAGATTATTCTGTTTTCGCTGTTGTTTTCGTTTGCGCTGAACCGTCTCGGCCGTAAAGTGGCGCCGCTGATCGACGGTCTCGATATGTTCTTGCACGGCATGTTCGGCGTGGTGCGGATTGTCATGCACCTGGCCCCGATCGGCGCCTTTGGCGGCATCGCCTTCACCATCGGCAAATACGGCATCGGCACGCTGAATTCGTTTGCGGAACTGATGATTGCGGTGTATCTGACCTGCTTCCTGTTTGTGGTGCTCGTGCTGGGGACGGTGACGCGCTATTGCGGCGTGCCGCTGTGGGGCTTCCTGAAATACATCAAGGATGAAATCCTGATCGTGATGGGCACCGCCTCGACCGAAGCCGTGCTGCCGCAAATGATGCTGAAGATGGAGGCCATGGGCTGCCAGAAGAAAATTGTCGGCCTGGTGCTGCCGACCGGCTACACCTTCAACGCCGACGGCACCGCCATTTACCTCACCATGGCGGCCATTTTCATCGCGCAGGCCACCAATGTCGACATGACCATCTGGGATCAGCTCGGAATTCTGGGCGTGATGCTGCTGACGTCCAAAGGTTCGGCCGGCGTGGCCGGCGCCGGTTTCGTGGCACTGGCGGCGACGCTGGCGTCGATGCACAAGATTCCGCTATCCGGCCTGGTGCTGCTGGTGGGGATAGACCGTTTCCTGAATGAAGCGCGCGCCGTCACCAACCTGATCGGCAACGGCATTGCCACCATCGCCGTGGCGAAGTGGGAAGGGGCGCTGGACGTGGAGCAGATGAAACTGGCGTTCGCCGCCGCTGCCGCAGGCCACGAATTGCCGCTGCCGAAGCCGGTTGAGCCGGCCAGCACCGCGCCGGTAACGCTGGTGAGCGACCCTTCCGCGCGGCGCGTGGTGGACGCGATGGCAGAGCGCGGCGGCGCAGCATGA
- a CDS encoding 2-hydroxyacid dehydrogenase, producing MTPRLLCASPLLPAIADRAQAEFDAITCQQGQLSAPQIMDVLKEQPAVRALLISSRIRFDATAIAMLPPQIGLIATCSVGYDHIDLAAARAKGIFVTNTPDVVTEATADLTLFLMLGALRRGREYAAIMEQGWRQRFGLGDMLGLDFHGKTLGIIGMGRIGQAVARRARAFGVKVLYHNRTRLPAEQEQGASYVDDVRAMLPHCQILSLHAPGGPQSDGQIDAAMLNLLPRGAVLVNTARGGLVNEDDLLAALGNGQLAAAGLDVFRSEPEYDLRFQHLPNVFMTPHMGTATVETRAAMGNRALDNVMDALAGHTPRDAL from the coding sequence ATGACGCCCCGCTTGCTGTGCGCGTCGCCGCTGTTGCCGGCGATTGCCGACCGCGCCCAGGCCGAGTTTGACGCCATCACCTGTCAGCAAGGCCAGCTGTCCGCACCGCAAATCATGGATGTGCTGAAGGAACAGCCTGCGGTGCGAGCGCTGCTGATTTCCAGCCGCATCCGCTTCGATGCGACGGCGATCGCCATGTTGCCGCCGCAAATCGGGCTGATTGCGACGTGCAGCGTGGGCTACGACCATATCGACCTCGCCGCCGCCAGGGCGAAAGGCATTTTCGTCACCAACACCCCGGACGTGGTCACGGAAGCGACCGCAGACCTGACCTTGTTCCTGATGCTGGGCGCCTTGCGCCGTGGCCGGGAATACGCCGCCATCATGGAACAAGGATGGCGCCAGCGCTTCGGCCTGGGCGATATGCTGGGTCTGGATTTCCATGGCAAGACGCTGGGCATCATTGGCATGGGGCGGATCGGGCAGGCGGTTGCGCGGCGGGCGCGGGCGTTTGGCGTCAAGGTGCTGTACCACAACCGCACGCGCTTGCCTGCGGAACAGGAGCAGGGCGCCAGCTATGTCGACGATGTGCGCGCCATGCTGCCGCATTGCCAGATCCTGTCGCTGCACGCGCCCGGCGGTCCGCAGTCGGACGGCCAGATCGACGCCGCCATGCTGAATTTGCTGCCGCGCGGCGCGGTACTGGTGAATACCGCCCGTGGCGGGCTGGTCAATGAAGACGACCTGCTTGCCGCCCTTGGCAATGGTCAGCTGGCCGCTGCCGGGCTGGATGTGTTCCGTTCCGAGCCGGAATACGACCTGCGTTTCCAGCATCTGCCGAATGTGTTCATGACCCCGCACATGGGCACGGCGACGGTCGAGACCAGGGCTGCCATGGGCAACCGCGCGCTGGACAACGTGATGGACGCATTGGCCGGCCATACGCCTCGGGACGCCTTGTAA
- a CDS encoding TonB-dependent receptor, protein MFHTLQKTTLALAVLASLPETAAAQVAASSAPISTVTVAATRRTDAADDDPRRTPTSAYRITGEQFDQKNVHSLEDLQQLVPGLNVQSTDPADMQITIRGVGDGGGQTSGEQNIGMPSSVAIYVDGVYLARPGMLSGLNDLAWADVLSGAQGTMFGANATGGVLDLHTKEPTFVPEASISVSAGQHNDERVTAMLSGPLSDNWAGRLNLISNGSDGAVTNLRNGHNLNGARSNGARGQLLYRDGERFKLRLSADYNNSNSEPTQVLVATHTVNGVDTYLARSKAVGNNVVFGPNVDLDDETHTHILQGGASALAEWQLDSGWRLRSVTSLRYFHSAPSLADYQSVQIYSNSGFQQHDRSWSQELRVDSPTGGPVDYAFGLSYLGQKLDITAHTYYADTTLPDIWLGTAAGVTRKLDVIRLGLLRDRSLSPFVQGTWHLHPDVDVTAGVRLNHDERGGSFIRYNRQPFNSGYLETTNNLPSGTVVASWRAAPGLSSYAALSYGEKSGGLNISSGAAAQAGLDSLIIKPERATSGELGIKADFDNKRLNLKADLFATQVRDFQTQGYDAVDQQVYLLNAGAYISRGAEATVHWAPNRSWQFDAAAVFNDTYYTDYDQARCPPEILLGAKPPKSCSLNGQRVFNAPRVTANVGARYEWTTGGLKNFVSGRYAWRSWMYGTVDDSQFSRVDGYGLAAFAAGTSGKTERGEWNASIWLNNAFDRTYYKRLVNNEYGSVTGYLGDPRTLGVTLGYRY, encoded by the coding sequence ATGTTCCATACGCTTCAAAAGACGACGCTCGCGTTGGCCGTGCTGGCCAGCCTCCCGGAGACCGCCGCTGCCCAGGTCGCCGCATCGTCAGCGCCGATTTCCACCGTAACCGTCGCCGCCACCCGCCGTACTGACGCGGCCGACGACGATCCGCGCCGTACGCCAACCTCGGCCTACCGCATTACCGGCGAACAATTCGATCAAAAGAACGTTCACTCGCTGGAAGACCTGCAACAACTGGTGCCGGGCCTGAATGTGCAGAGCACCGACCCGGCCGACATGCAGATCACCATCCGCGGCGTGGGCGATGGCGGCGGCCAGACCAGCGGCGAACAGAATATCGGCATGCCGAGCAGCGTGGCGATTTATGTCGACGGCGTCTACCTGGCGCGGCCGGGCATGCTATCGGGCCTGAACGATCTCGCTTGGGCGGACGTGTTGAGCGGCGCGCAGGGCACGATGTTCGGCGCCAACGCCACCGGCGGCGTGCTGGACCTGCACACCAAGGAACCCACCTTCGTGCCGGAGGCGTCGATTTCGGTGTCGGCCGGGCAGCACAATGATGAGCGGGTGACTGCAATGTTGTCCGGCCCGCTGTCGGACAACTGGGCGGGCCGCCTGAACCTGATCAGCAACGGCAGCGATGGCGCCGTCACCAACCTCCGCAACGGCCACAACCTCAATGGCGCACGCTCGAACGGCGCCCGTGGCCAGTTGCTGTACCGCGACGGCGAACGCTTTAAGCTGCGCCTGTCGGCCGACTACAACAACAGCAACAGCGAGCCGACCCAGGTGCTGGTCGCCACCCACACGGTCAACGGTGTGGACACCTATCTGGCGCGCTCCAAAGCGGTCGGCAACAACGTGGTGTTCGGCCCTAACGTCGATCTGGACGACGAGACGCACACGCATATCCTGCAAGGCGGCGCCTCGGCGCTGGCCGAGTGGCAGCTGGACAGCGGCTGGCGCCTGCGTTCGGTGACCTCACTGCGCTACTTCCACTCGGCGCCATCGCTGGCGGACTACCAGTCAGTGCAGATTTATTCCAACAGCGGCTTCCAGCAGCACGACCGCAGCTGGTCGCAGGAACTGCGCGTGGATTCGCCCACCGGCGGCCCAGTCGATTACGCCTTCGGCCTGAGCTACCTCGGCCAGAAGCTGGACATTACGGCGCACACCTACTATGCCGACACCACGCTGCCGGATATCTGGCTGGGCACCGCCGCCGGCGTCACCCGCAAGCTCGACGTCATCCGCCTGGGCCTGCTGCGTGACCGCTCGCTGTCGCCTTTCGTGCAGGGCACCTGGCACCTCCATCCGGACGTGGACGTCACGGCCGGCGTGCGTCTCAACCACGACGAGCGCGGCGGCAGCTTCATCCGCTACAACCGCCAGCCCTTCAATTCCGGCTACCTGGAGACCACCAACAATCTGCCATCCGGCACCGTGGTGGCGAGCTGGCGAGCGGCGCCGGGCCTAAGCAGTTACGCAGCCTTGTCGTACGGCGAAAAATCCGGCGGCCTGAATATCTCGTCGGGCGCGGCGGCGCAGGCCGGGCTCGATTCGCTGATCATTAAGCCGGAACGCGCCACCAGCGGCGAGCTGGGCATCAAGGCCGATTTCGACAACAAGCGCCTCAACCTCAAGGCAGACCTGTTCGCCACGCAGGTGCGCGACTTCCAGACCCAGGGCTACGACGCGGTCGACCAGCAAGTCTATCTGCTGAACGCCGGCGCTTACATCTCGCGCGGCGCCGAGGCCACCGTGCACTGGGCGCCCAACCGCAGCTGGCAGTTCGACGCCGCCGCCGTCTTCAACGATACCTACTACACCGACTACGACCAGGCCCGTTGCCCGCCGGAGATCCTGCTGGGGGCCAAGCCGCCCAAATCGTGCAGCCTGAACGGGCAACGCGTGTTCAACGCGCCACGTGTGACGGCCAACGTCGGCGCGCGCTATGAATGGACCACGGGCGGCTTGAAGAACTTCGTCTCCGGCCGCTATGCGTGGCGCAGCTGGATGTACGGCACGGTGGACGATTCCCAGTTCTCGCGCGTGGACGGTTATGGCCTGGCGGCGTTCGCGGCCGGAACCTCGGGCAAGACCGAGCGCGGTGAATGGAACGCCTCCATCTGGCTCAACAACGCCTTCGACCGCACCTACTACAAGCGTCTGGTGAACAATGAATACGGCTCGGTGACCGGCTACCTGGGCGATCCACGGACGCTGGGCGTCACGCTCGGCTACCGCTACTGA
- a CDS encoding arylsulfatase, with protein MIRREFILSALAAIAATPVFAAPLSGARRPNIIFILADDMGYGDTAIYGQRKIATPNIDRLARGGMLFTQGYAGAPVCGPSRCSLMTGLHTGHTRIRDNTSIGGGKLGTKGGSPQLWRRPNLLPEDRTVAQYLQAAGYRTGLMGKWHLDGFDANATPSKFGFDEFKGWLIQHDTTPGYWPAQRVHGDKLVDIPENANGKHGRYEPFMVTEDSLEFIERHKDAPFFLYAAYNSPHSPYTAPDFGPYADRASWADDEKYYAAMIHYLDQGIGKLLDKLASAGLEQDTVIFFASDNGPRSEPTVQQTRVADFFDSNGGLTGYKRDMYEGGIRDPWIVRWTGKIPAGAVSDVPVYFPDFLPTALDLAGAPAERTDGVSLKPLLVDPHSKPAERFMYWEFYDPEFRQAARWGKWKAVRLKRNGPLELYDLERDPKESRNLAASHPDIVARMAEGMAREHVASVEYPDPAPGKS; from the coding sequence ATGATCCGTCGAGAATTCATCCTCAGCGCACTGGCCGCGATTGCCGCGACGCCAGTGTTTGCCGCGCCGCTGTCAGGCGCACGCCGTCCCAACATCATCTTCATCTTGGCCGACGACATGGGCTATGGCGATACCGCCATCTACGGCCAGCGCAAGATCGCCACGCCGAATATCGACCGGCTGGCGCGCGGCGGCATGCTTTTTACGCAGGGCTATGCGGGCGCACCGGTGTGCGGGCCGTCGCGCTGTTCGCTGATGACCGGCCTGCATACGGGCCACACGCGCATCCGCGACAACACGTCCATCGGCGGTGGCAAGCTCGGCACCAAGGGCGGCAGCCCGCAGCTGTGGCGCCGTCCGAACCTGCTGCCGGAAGACCGCACGGTGGCGCAGTATCTGCAAGCGGCCGGCTACCGTACCGGCCTGATGGGCAAGTGGCATCTCGACGGTTTCGACGCCAACGCTACACCGTCGAAATTCGGTTTCGACGAATTCAAGGGCTGGTTGATCCAGCATGACACCACGCCAGGTTACTGGCCGGCGCAGCGTGTGCATGGCGACAAGCTGGTCGATATCCCGGAAAACGCCAACGGCAAGCATGGCCGCTACGAGCCGTTCATGGTGACCGAGGATTCGCTCGAGTTCATCGAACGCCACAAGGACGCGCCGTTCTTCCTATACGCGGCTTACAACAGCCCGCACTCGCCGTACACGGCGCCGGATTTCGGGCCATATGCCGACCGCGCCAGCTGGGCCGATGACGAGAAATACTATGCGGCGATGATTCACTATCTGGACCAGGGCATTGGCAAGTTGCTCGACAAGCTGGCCAGCGCCGGGCTGGAGCAGGACACAGTGATCTTCTTCGCCTCCGACAACGGCCCGCGTTCGGAGCCGACGGTGCAGCAGACCCGCGTCGCCGACTTCTTCGATTCCAACGGCGGCCTGACCGGCTACAAGCGCGATATGTACGAAGGCGGCATCCGCGATCCGTGGATCGTGCGCTGGACCGGCAAGATTCCGGCCGGCGCCGTCAGCGATGTCCCGGTATATTTCCCCGACTTTCTGCCGACTGCGCTCGACCTGGCCGGCGCGCCGGCCGAACGCACCGACGGCGTCAGCCTGAAGCCGCTGCTGGTTGATCCGCATAGCAAGCCGGCCGAGCGCTTCATGTACTGGGAATTCTACGATCCGGAATTCCGCCAGGCGGCGCGCTGGGGCAAGTGGAAGGCGGTGCGCCTGAAACGCAACGGGCCGCTCGAACTATACGACCTGGAGCGCGACCCGAAGGAGAGCCGGAACCTGGCCGCCAGCCATCCGGACATCGTGGCCCGCATGGCGGAGGGCATGGCGCGCGAACACGTCGCGTCTGTCGAGTATCCGGACCCGGCGCCGGGCAAGAGCTAG
- a CDS encoding formylglycine-generating enzyme family protein produces MTSSTPDLKPCCAASRACTDILTAAPAIAPAAAPAQRATVAYPAVTFLMGTDYERANRGDGEGPVRPVALSPFAIDVYPVTNADFAEFVRATAYVTESERYGNSFVFQGQIPAGRYDELVTDTLAAAPWWCLVDGASWRAPEGPGSSIAERLTHPVVHVSWNDAMAYAAWSGGALPTEAQWEYAARGGLEQKLYPWGDELNPQGQYLCNVWQGEFPDVNTAADGYAATSPVDAFPPNGHGLYSVTGNTWEWCLDFWHTTFSAAPSSDPLGPPSGDARVMKGGSFLCHLSYCNRYRQAARTRNTPDSAASNIGFRCTRPLP; encoded by the coding sequence ATGACTTCTTCCACGCCTGACCTGAAACCCTGTTGCGCCGCGTCGCGCGCATGTACCGACATCCTGACAGCAGCACCGGCAATCGCGCCAGCAGCCGCGCCGGCACAGCGGGCCACGGTCGCCTACCCCGCCGTGACCTTCCTGATGGGCACGGACTACGAGCGCGCCAATCGCGGCGACGGCGAAGGCCCGGTGCGGCCGGTCGCGCTATCGCCGTTCGCCATCGACGTCTATCCGGTCACCAATGCCGATTTCGCCGAGTTCGTGCGCGCCACCGCGTATGTCACCGAGTCTGAACGTTATGGCAACTCCTTCGTTTTCCAAGGACAGATCCCCGCAGGCCGTTATGACGAACTGGTGACGGACACGCTGGCGGCAGCGCCGTGGTGGTGTCTGGTAGACGGCGCGTCGTGGCGCGCGCCGGAGGGACCGGGATCGAGCATAGCCGAGCGCCTGACGCATCCGGTGGTGCATGTATCGTGGAACGACGCCATGGCGTACGCGGCCTGGAGCGGCGGCGCCTTGCCGACCGAGGCGCAGTGGGAATACGCCGCGCGCGGCGGCCTGGAGCAAAAATTGTATCCGTGGGGCGATGAACTGAATCCACAGGGCCAATACCTGTGCAACGTTTGGCAGGGTGAATTCCCGGACGTGAATACGGCCGCCGATGGCTACGCCGCCACCAGCCCGGTCGATGCTTTCCCACCAAATGGCCACGGCCTGTATTCGGTCACCGGCAACACCTGGGAATGGTGCCTGGACTTCTGGCACACGACGTTCAGCGCCGCGCCGAGTAGCGATCCACTCGGCCCGCCAAGCGGCGACGCGCGCGTGATGAAAGGCGGCTCCTTCCTGTGCCACCTCTCGTATTGCAACCGCTACCGTCAGGCGGCGCGCACGCGCAACACGCCGGACAGTGCAGCGTCCAACATCGGCTTCCGCTGCACGCGTCCCCTGCCCTAG
- a CDS encoding VTT domain-containing protein: MEEFLATLMAWFIHLDAHLLELIDAHGDWVYLILFLVIFIETGVIIMPFLPGDSLLFIAGALAAKGLLDPLTLCVLLFVAAVTGDALNFSIGAWFKRRALDTSKIPFVKAEHIQHTQNFFTTHGGKTIILARFVPIVRTLAPFVAALGSMPRKVFFTYNVTGGFLWVGSLLAAGYLFGNIPWISRNLTAVVLGIVVLSIMPAVVGWLRSRRVA, encoded by the coding sequence ATGGAAGAGTTTCTGGCAACCCTGATGGCATGGTTCATCCACCTGGATGCGCATTTGCTGGAGCTGATTGATGCGCATGGCGACTGGGTCTACCTGATTCTGTTCCTGGTGATTTTTATTGAAACCGGCGTGATCATCATGCCGTTCCTGCCGGGTGATTCGTTGCTGTTCATCGCTGGCGCGCTGGCGGCCAAGGGATTGCTCGATCCGTTGACGCTGTGCGTGCTGTTGTTCGTCGCTGCTGTGACAGGGGACGCGCTCAACTTCAGCATCGGCGCATGGTTCAAGCGGCGGGCGCTGGACACCAGCAAGATCCCGTTCGTGAAGGCCGAGCACATTCAGCACACGCAGAATTTTTTCACCACGCACGGCGGCAAGACCATCATTCTGGCGCGCTTCGTGCCGATCGTACGCACGCTGGCGCCGTTTGTAGCCGCGCTGGGTTCGATGCCGCGCAAGGTGTTCTTCACCTATAACGTCACCGGCGGCTTCCTGTGGGTGGGTAGCCTGCTGGCAGCCGGCTATTTGTTCGGCAATATCCCTTGGATCAGCCGCAACCTGACGGCGGTGGTGCTGGGCATTGTAGTGCTGTCGATCATGCCGGCGGTGGTGGGCTGGCTGCGTTCGCGCCGCGTGGCGTAA